The genomic region GTAAGGGCTGATGAAAGAGTCAAATCAACATTTTGTGTCGCACGGCTGGAGATAAATACAGTAGCCTGTCTAAACATGCTTAGCACTGTGTAATGCAGACCAATACTGGCTTTGCGGAGACTTTGCTGCGCAGGGATCTGAAAATTGTTCGTGGTATTTTGAACATGAGTTACGTTTTGTTTTCCTTATTGTGTATGGTGCACGTTACAGTAGCCAACTACAAGTTATTTGTAAATTGTTGCCCTACCCTCTGTTAGTTCTGAAATACTTTTCATACGAAAATGAGCTTAGGAAACAGTTAAAGTGTAATATATCCCTCATACAATCAATATTAGTCTATGCAATACAGTCCAACGTTATATCATTTCATCGTTTCTTCAGTCATGTTATTTATCAGTAAAATACGTCATGGACAGTAACTCGTGGTTTATGGATTGATTAAATAATATAGTCATTGGAGTTTGGAATGTTTATTCCGCGATATTTGGTTGTTGATTTATGTTGGCTTCATTTTGTGACGGTTGTTGGGCACATAATGCATGTATCGTGCAAGTGCGGATGGACGATGTAAGTATTTGATAGGGCAAAGGAAATTCTCGTGTCAGTCGTTTCGTTCTAGATATTGGAAATGGATGCATTGTAGGCTATTGTGCTGGGTGCTATCGCATCATTCTCGCTTCAAAAATCAAGGGTAAATTTGGTTCCATTTTGATCATGTGTAGTCTGTCTTGGACAGACTGATCACCTGAGAGGCAATAGTATCGTCCTTACCGATTATCATACTACTGCTCGCTAGCTCTATGGGCAAGTGGGATGCCCGGAGTTTTAGCATGAATATGTTGGTTTTATAGAGATTAAACCAATTTCTCAATTAGTTGAAATAGTGGAATAAAACGACCCCGCTCGTCGACTATTTTCTGCATTTTCAAATGCTTAGATTTGACACTCGGATGCGTCTCTTTTGTGCATGTGTGCTCCGGGCTGCGCAGTCAGTTGACCAGGCGGACAAGTCATCTCGAGTCAGAGGGAGATCAAGTCATCTCGAGTCAGAGGGAGattattttattcttatttagACGTAGCCGAATGACTCTATGGGATAACCACCTCATTATAGTTGGGACTGGTGTGACTTTGTTTTGCCAGCATGGTGTGCAAACTGACAGCATGAGAAATTAAAACCAAAATATGTTTCTCAAATACATCCTAGCATTCCAATGGGCTACTCATCGGAGGAGACGGCGTATCTGCAGCACAAAGACAAACTAGCAGTATAAGCAAGTAGCAACATGAGGTTATGCGATAATGAATGCAAACGCCTCTCATATTCAGTTATAGATGCTTGCAACTATATTCAGCCCATGTTTAACGATTTCAGCGGAGAGATGCAGCCTACCTGGGCTGTCACTCACGTTTTCGGGTACGGGTATGTTTCGCCAACTACAATGATCTCAACACCCGGTACATTCCTCTGATATTTGCTGGGGGATAGTTATACCGGACCCATTTGTAGTCATCCCATTTATTGTAGGGTGGGGTGGCTGCCTCACCTTTCCTCGTAGGGTGTGTTGACGTTTGTAGGGTGGATGTCTGAAAGCTTTTCAATTATTGCTTTCGGTCAGATATATTCATGAAGTTGCCATTCTTTAGGAATAACGTTACTGGAAGATTCAAATTATTGTGCATGCATATGATACTTAGTCTCCTGGCCTGTCTGTatgaaagtatgaaaatgtatgcactcactaactgtatgtcgctctggataagagcgtctgctaaatgacttaaatgtctgTCTGATTACATGTCACTGCTAATTGCTCTCTTTGCTTTGGAATTTGGGCATCATGGTCAAGGGCTCAAGGCGAAGGGAAACAGAAGCTAGATTTGTATTTTGAGGCTTCTTTACTCCCGGTGCTTTGAGATATACCAACTTTAGAATTCATTCTTGAATAATAGAGTATATGTAGTTAAGATTAAGAATTTGAATTACATTATATGGCATCATCTCTCAGGTTCTCCTTGCCCCTCAGATTGATCTCTAACATGAGCTGGAAATGAGCTGAGGGTTAAGGCCGCATGAATGAGTTTGGTAGAGAGGGAGTTCAGAATGATGTATCATTAAGGGTGGTGAGGAAACCATTACCATGCCTACCATGTTTCTACTTCTCTCCGTGGTCTCAGCCAGTCCACTCTGCTGCAGCGTGCATGGCTTGGTCAGCACTGACCACGTCCATCCATGCAACAGTAAAGGAGAACTGTGAGAGAGGTCATAAAATATGGTTTCCATCTATCAAGCAATATGTGACAATTTCCCTTGGTGAAAAGGGAAAAAGCATAAACTCCTATGTTAGTATCATTATGTCCATGCAAATAGGCCTACTCATAGTTAAATTACAAAATATACATATAGAGTAAGTGAAAGTTATTGGAAAATATGCCTTGTACCAATATTGGATATTTCTTGATAATATGAATATAACATAACAAAGAAAAAACAATATAAAATATAAAGTAATATAATGTCAATGTTTTACTTCAACAATCAATTTACCTTCCTGGATCTTGTCACTGAGGACAGTGTGACGTCTCGCGTCATCAAGCTTCTCTTACACACAGAAAACGATCAAACAATTTCTCAATAAAAAACGTTTAAAAATCACTAAACGATTATGTTTATCCTAAATGTGCCAACTTAACATGAATTAATGCTACTTTTAGGAATGTATAGTAGCGTTAGCAGTAGGCTGGCTAATCGGTTCTGTAACACGACAAGGTGACTGATATTTTGCTAACCTCATCTATGGCAAGACTCATGACCTAAGAAGGAGGCATTTGACCAGTTTCGGGTGTATTGAGCCAATGTCAGagtgagcaatgtcagagtccggaatacatatatatagacactatatatagaaatgtatgtggacaccccttcaaattagtggattcggctatttcagccacacccgttgctgacaggtatataaaatccagcacacagccatgcaaacattggcagtagaatggccttactgaagagctcagtgactttcaatgtggcaccttcataggatgccacctttctaacaagtcagttcgtaaaatatctgccctgctagagctgcccctggtcaactgtaaatgctgttattgtgaagtggaaacgtctaggagcaacaacggttcagccgtgaagtggtaggccacacaagctcacagaagggGACTGCccagtgctgaagcacgtagtgtgtaaaaaatcgtctgtcctcagttgcaacactcagtaccgagttccaaactgcctctggaagcaacgtcagcacaataactgttagtctggagcttcatgaaatgggtttccatggctgagcagccgcacataagccCAAGATCACCATgccaatgccaagcatcggctggagtggtgtaaagctcgccgccattggactctggagcagtgaaaacgcgttctctggagtgatgaatgtccgatggacgaatctggatttggaggacgccaggagaacgctacctgccccaatgcatagtgccaactgtaaagtttggtggaggagaaataacggtctggggctgtttttcatggttcgggctaggccccttagttccagtgaagggaaatcttaacgctacagcaatacaatgacattctagacgattctgtgcatccaactttgtgtcaacagtttggggaaggcccttacctgtttcagcatgacaatgcccccgtgcacaaagcaaggtccatacagaaatggtttgtcgagatcggtgtggaagaacttgactggcctgcacagagccctgacctcaaccccaacgAACACCTTTgggctttgggatgaattggaacgccgactgcgagccaggcctaatcgcccaacatcagtgcccaacctcactaatgctcttctggctgaatggaagcaagtccccgcagcaatgttccaaaatctagtggaaatactttccagaagagtggaggctgttatagcagcaaagggggggaccaactccatattaatgcccatgattttggaacgagatgttcgacaagcaggtgtccacatactttaggtaatgtagtgtatgtatgtatgtatgtatcataagttgaatgcaccaatttgtaagtcgctctggataagagcgtctgctaaatgatgtaaattaaatgtatgtatgtatgtatgtatgtacactaccagtcaaaattgacacacctactcattcagtaaggtttttctttatttttaaaatgttttacattgtagaataatagtgaagacatcaaaacaatgaaataacacatatggaatcatgtagtaaccaaaaaactgttaaacaaatcaaaatatattttatatttgagattcttcaaatagccaccctttgccttgatgacagctttgcactctcttggcattctctcaaccagcttcatgaggtagtcacctggaatgcatttcaattaacatgtgtgcctttttaatttatttccttcttgcgtttgagccaatcagttgtgttgtgacaaggtaggggggtatacagaagacagccctatttggtaaaagaccaagtccatattatggcaagaactgctcaaataagcagcaaacagaaacgacagtccatcattactttaagacatgaaggtcagtcaatacggaacatttcaagaactttgaaagtttcttcaagtgcagtcgcaaaaaccatcaagcgctatgatgaaactggctctcatgaggaccgccacaggaaaggaagacccagagttacctctgctgcagaggacacattcattagagttaccagcctcagaaattgcagcccaaataaatgcttcacagagttcaagtaacagacacatctcaacatcaattgttcagaggagactgcgtgaatcaggccttcatggttgaattgctgcaaagaaaccactactaaaggacaccaataagaagaagagacctgcttgggccaagaaacatgagcaatggacattagaccggtggaaatctgtcccttagtctgatgagtccaaatttgagatttttggttccaaccgccgtgtctttgtgagacgcggtgtggttgaacggacgatctccgcatgtgtagtgctttgctggtgacactgtctgtgatttatttagaattcaaggcacacttaaccagcatgactaccacagcattctgcagcgatacgccatcccatctggtttgggcttagtgggactatcatttgtttttcaacaggacattgacccaacacacctccaggctgtgtaagggctatttcaccaagaaggagaatgattgattgagtgctgcattagatgacctggcctccacaatcccccgaccttaacccaattgagattgttttgGATGATTTGGACAGCAGAGTGtaggaaatgcagccaacaagtgctcatcatatgtgggaacttcttcaagactgttggaaaagcattccaggtgaagctggttgagagaatgccaagagtgtgcaagctgtcatcaaggcaaagggtagctatttgaagaatctcaaatataaaatatattttgatttgtttaacacttttttggttactacatgattccataagtgttatttcattgttttgatgtcttcactattattctacaatgcagaaaatagtacatataaagaaaaacccttgaatgagtaggtgtgtccaaacttttgactggtactgtatgtctgtatgtatgtatgaacagtgtgtatgtgtgtgtatataatttggatttgatttattaggatctctATTAGCTGACGCCAATGGCAACAGCTtatcttactggggtccgacatataacaaagaagacattacagacaaaatactgtaCAATTtacaaacattaacatgtagtgtaatggtgtgtatagacagtatatgaataggaaAGGTGAGTACAGCAGTAATTATATAGAATGAGCCTTGactacaatacagtatatacatatgaagtgggtaaaacagtatgtaaacattattaaaatgaccagtgttcaatgactatgtacatagggcagcagtctcaaaggtgcagggtagagtaccgggttgTAGCCGGCTGGTAAAAGTGGAAATAATAAATGCAATATATGTGCAATTGTCTCTTTTTTAGAACAACTGTGTTTTTCAGAACATTTTACATTATCGAAAAAGTAAATGCAGTCAGAACTTTGTTTTATGTTAAAGATCATACTAAGTCTTCTATCTGTTTATTCAACAGCATAGCGTCCTATACAGAGGAAGACCCCATTGCTGCAGACCTGAGGTCAGGTACACCTAAAGAATGCTGTGTTAAAGAAACACATATGCAGGTAATTTTTGTGCCTGAACACTGACTGAGTGAACTGTCAGCTTCACAGATGATGCTATGGTGCTTTACCTGGGAGATATTTACATGAGCAGTGAACATAGGCTTAATGTAACTTTTTCTTGTTATCTAGGTGGATCCCACTCCAATGAATGTAGGGGATGGAGGCACAGTGAGCAGAGAGATCGGTGCTCCGATTAAAGCATTTGCGAGCATGGTGGGGAATCCCTCTCAGACGCTGCCCCCGAAGCTCAGAGGAGATGTGTCCCTCAGTCAGCAAAACAAGACCACCACAGCAACAGACTGTAAAATGCCGGTCAACGTCTGTTCAGACCCTAGCAACTTCAACCATTGCCCAGTGGTCTCTCCCCCTCAAGAACACAACAATGCTCCAACGTCAGGCCTTCCCCTCATTAGCTCTGACAAGAGAACAGACAAGAGGTCAGAGGTCCCCAAACCCAAGGCTGATGGTCCTGGGGTCTTTCCCACACATCAGTGGCCGTGTGGTACAAAGAACAGACCTGAGGACCCAGTTAACCCAAGCCACAGTAGTGTGACGTCCAATAAGAAACCACATACTCAGACCCAGTCAGTGATTAGTCTTCCCGCTGGGTTTCAATGCTCAACTCTGTTTAAACCAGGCCAGCCTGTTACTTTTCTTCCCTCCACTAACTTTTCATCTCCACTCTGCAAAATCACTCTTCCACCCGCATTGGGTCAGATCGCAGCATTGAGAGAAGCCACAGCCAGCCAGTTTCAGAAGGGGAGTCAACCACAAAGCGCAGATGCTGGTGTGGCACCACTGCTGCAGACTTATCCATATCACTTCTCAGTGGGTCGATGTCCAGCACCTCAAAAGAAAACACCCAAACTCAAATGTAACTCGACGTCCAGTAGCAAGAGCTCCAAAGCTGGAGGAGAGCATAAATCCTCCATCGCCTCAGTGGTGGCCTCTCCCACTATCACTCTCCCAATACAGCACCCAGCATTAGGCTCTGCCCCACCAACCCGCTTCACGTTGTCTCCCTCTGCTGCCATCTGCTGTGGCCCTGCACTGGCCAGCATCACATCTCAGGGCAGGCTGCTGAACCATGTGGAGAAAGACCTTACGCACCGCAGTTCAGACAAGACATCCGTAGGCTTTCTAAAACTGAAGGCTCCATCTGCTGCTGAGGACCGTGCGGTTGCTTGCCCGACTGAAGCAAGGGACGTGCCCCTCGACCTGTCCGCCAAGTCGAAGCGTCCAAAAACGGTCAAAGACCCTCCAAACACGGTTGCCACCACAGAGCATCTCCTTAATGAGGCACGTCAGAAAGTTGCCCTCCATCCAAAGAGGCCCCATACTGCCACGTATGGCTCTGCCGCACCATACCCCATCCTACCCAACACCCACCGAAATGGGGCTCTAAAGCAGACCAGTAGGCCCCTAACTCATCACGGTTTGGAAACCAACTCATCCTGGGTCAAAGGTTCCTCTCAAGGCCCCATTAATAACCTCCCAGGAACCTATGTAGGTGTGGCCAGCCCCATACTTGCTTCCACCCTGCGTAGCAAAGATGGGAAGGGGTCCTTTGAGGATGAGTTCCAGACTTTTGCTAGACAGGAGACTATCTCTATCATTGACCAAGGGGAACACCTGGCCTCAAGGGGAAAGAAGGCATCTTTCATGACGAAGGGAAACCAGCACGTATATGGTATCAAGCACCCTAACAGTACCAGCCCAGCTGTAACACAAAGCTGTCCCTCTAAGGGGGCTTTTGCCACAGCTCTGCCCGGCTCTGCCAACTCACACTCTCATCAGAAATCTGGAAGTGTCAAAGCAGCAATCCCATACTCCCTCACTGTCCTCAAGCCGTTATGGCAGCGACCAGCACTTCTTCCTCACCAAGGTGCTTCTGTTCAGAGAAAGGTAATTCAAGGGACTCCCAAGGTCAAGAGGGACACAGGTTCAGATGGTCCCACATTTCAGAGTGCCCATCAAAGCCAGTCCAGAATGGAAGCCGAAAAGTGGGACAGAACCAAGTCCCCCCTGTCCAACCTTGAGTCCATAGTGAAGCAGAAAGCTCTAGAGACCACTGCATTGACCGGTGAGGGATACTGCCATCTATCACCTGTGGCATGCAGAAAGCCTGAAGTCGTGAGCTCCCACACTATGGGCCAGGACACATTGTTACATCAGACTGCTGCTTTTGGATGCCCACCTATCAGATCTGTGGAGAACAAAGATACACTTTCCTTTCAAGGGGATTCCACACAAGTTATGAACAAACTTGAGAAAACAAGTGTCTCTGAGTCCCAAGAAAAGAGCACTGAGAAACATGTTAAACTGGGGGAGCAGGCAGGTGTCAAAGAGATACAGGTCTCTGCAAACAGCACCAGCCACACCCATGCCATTGGAAGCAGTGGTTCAGCTAACAGAAACAGGATGGACAGCAAATTGGCCAAGGAGTTGGAGGGAGGAACGGTGAAGGAGGAGAGTACGGCCCCTGCTGGTCTCGCTCCCCGTGCTAAATTGGAGGGGATTGCCCTATCCATCCTCACTGGCCAGTGTGCAGGGGTAGCTGAGGTGGAGAAGAAGACGAATGGAACTAAAGAGGAGTCCCCCACCAAAGCTACAGCTGCCTTCACCAAACAGAAGAAGCCCCCTAGTCCAAGGAAGCCAGCAAAGGAGAAGGCATCACCGGACCATTCAAAGAAGGCTGCTGCGCCAGTGAAGAAAAAGCAAGACCAGGAAACCACTCCAGTTAAGAAAGAACCAAGTCCCAAAAAGGTAAGTTGTTATTCTGCTGTTGTCATATTTAGAATTCCATTTAGATGAGTTGCTTTATGTGTTGTGCACAATGGCATTATTCGCTTTTGTTGGTTGAACAAAGAAAGAAAAATACTACATTCACACACTTGACTCTTGTCTGCATTTATAACGAAGCATAATGAAAAATATGTGAAATATCAACCACCCATCAAAACATACCTGTCTGTATTATTGCATTATGATTCAAGTATACTGTTTCTCCGTATGCTCTCCATCACCATCAAAGCTTTATGATCAATTACCTGAATGGCCCATTTAGTGCTCTCACTCTGTCCCTTGTGTGTTGCCACAAAAGAAACCATGTGCACCTGTACTGGAGCACAGTCTGTCGCTGGCGGAACCATCCCCAcacagggaggggggggagaacaCTCGCAGGGAGAAGAGCAGCCCCACTGATAACAAGCAGGCTGCTCACAACAAACCAGGTAGGTCTGTCTCTTATGATAGTCTAGAATAGAACTCCACATACTACGTCAGCCATCTAATCAGAAATCCTTCATTATGATTCCTCTGTCCACTTTGTTTTTGAGTGAGTCTGTTTTTGACGTGGGTTCCACAGGTAgcgggagcagtcctctccccagTCCCCAGAGATGTGAGACTCCAGTCTCCCTCAGCAGCCCTGGCAGACCCAGTAAGGAGCCAGTGTCCTCAGAGAGCTCCACCCCCAGGCTGAGGAGGGGCCGACGGAGGGCTGATGAGGCTCGGCTGGACGACTGGGGCTTCgctactccctctcctccacctcccccaactcctcctcccccccctatATACCCTCCCCCCCAGCCTGCCCGCCGGCCCAGGGGCAGACCGCGCACCAACCCCCTGCCTGAGAAGGCTGACCAGTGCAAGGTCAGGCCCGCCCCCAGCACTGAGGGAGACACCCTGAAACGCAAGAAACGGAACCGCTGCCgtaacaggaagtaccagaatGGGGAGTATATCACGGCGAAGGAcaaggatggagagggggaggagagatctGTCCCCACCAGGCAGGGCACTCGATCTGGATCAGGTACTGTTCACCTGGAAATTAAAATTAAAAGACAGTGCAGTTGAAGGTTTGTTTGGATGTGGTGCTTACACAGTGCAAAGTTGGGTAGAGTTGAATGACTGAATATAACTGTATACAGTATAACTGATTTTGAATGCAGTAGCTTCCCTCTATTTGTAGTTTATTATGTGAAAACATCCATATATGTGCCATTAATCCACCCTTTATTTTGGATGGCACACTTCAGCAGAGATGGAAGGCATGTTTACTGTGATGGGGCTAGCCTCATTGTTTTCGCCTCTAGCTGCCATCCACTACCAAACGTGTGAAGATTATACAAGAAGTCTTCCCAAACAAATCTTGTAGCTTCATATGAGCTTGTCTGTACACAGCTGGTGTTCCTCACCAGCATGAGAACACAACAACATTTAAATAACACCCAACACACTGCTTATAACCGTTGAGTAAATATTTTCTGTGTTGCGCTAGATTTGAGGACTGGCATGTACCCACGCCTCAGTGCCACTCTGACCTGCCGTGGCACCAGCCCAGAGCCTGGTCACAGAAGGCCATCGTTCACCCGCTCAGGGTCAGTGCGGCGCCCAGAGAGAGGGGCCTCCCCAGAGCCCAGCGACAAGCCCTCTGGGAAGAGGAAGTTCAAGAGCAAGCACTTGAGTGACACAGACGAGCCCAAGAAGGTAGGAAGTTTAGCAGCATCCATCGCAGAGG from Coregonus clupeaformis isolate EN_2021a chromosome 3, ASM2061545v1, whole genome shotgun sequence harbors:
- the bcorl1 gene encoding BCL-6 corepressor-like protein 1 isoform X1, with the translated sequence MSLNTEAVRIASYTEEDPIAADLRSGTPKECCVKETHMQVDPTPMNVGDGGTVSREIGAPIKAFASMVGNPSQTLPPKLRGDVSLSQQNKTTTATDCKMPVNVCSDPSNFNHCPVVSPPQEHNNAPTSGLPLISSDKRTDKRSEVPKPKADGPGVFPTHQWPCGTKNRPEDPVNPSHSSVTSNKKPHTQTQSVISLPAGFQCSTLFKPGQPVTFLPSTNFSSPLCKITLPPALGQIAALREATASQFQKGSQPQSADAGVAPLLQTYPYHFSVGRCPAPQKKTPKLKCNSTSSSKSSKAGGEHKSSIASVVASPTITLPIQHPALGSAPPTRFTLSPSAAICCGPALASITSQGRLLNHVEKDLTHRSSDKTSVGFLKLKAPSAAEDRAVACPTEARDVPLDLSAKSKRPKTVKDPPNTVATTEHLLNEARQKVALHPKRPHTATYGSAAPYPILPNTHRNGALKQTSRPLTHHGLETNSSWVKGSSQGPINNLPGTYVGVASPILASTLRSKDGKGSFEDEFQTFARQETISIIDQGEHLASRGKKASFMTKGNQHVYGIKHPNSTSPAVTQSCPSKGAFATALPGSANSHSHQKSGSVKAAIPYSLTVLKPLWQRPALLPHQGASVQRKVIQGTPKVKRDTGSDGPTFQSAHQSQSRMEAEKWDRTKSPLSNLESIVKQKALETTALTGEGYCHLSPVACRKPEVVSSHTMGQDTLLHQTAAFGCPPIRSVENKDTLSFQGDSTQVMNKLEKTSVSESQEKSTEKHVKLGEQAGVKEIQVSANSTSHTHAIGSSGSANRNRMDSKLAKELEGGTVKEESTAPAGLAPRAKLEGIALSILTGQCAGVAEVEKKTNGTKEESPTKATAAFTKQKKPPSPRKPAKEKASPDHSKKAAAPVKKKQDQETTPVKKEPSPKKKPCAPVLEHSLSLAEPSPHREGGENTRREKSSPTDNKQAAHNKPGSGSSPLPSPQRCETPVSLSSPGRPSKEPVSSESSTPRLRRGRRRADEARLDDWGFATPSPPPPPTPPPPPIYPPPQPARRPRGRPRTNPLPEKADQCKVRPAPSTEGDTLKRKKRNRCRNRKYQNGEYITAKDKDGEGEERSVPTRQGTRSGSDLRTGMYPRLSATLTCRGTSPEPGHRRPSFTRSGSVRRPERGASPEPSDKPSGKRKFKSKHLSDTDEPKKLKTKRSSLAKRPASVVTNDDSPSAKKPAGLLATPKGPTSPPASKKGTSGRGGAPESPPSRPVPPEVRRLIVNKNAGETLLQRAARLGYQDVVHYCLEKDVREVNRRDNAGYTALHEACSRGWSHIVQVLLKYGADVNCSAQDGTRPIHDAVASDNLPVVWMLLNHGADPTLTTYSGQTVVKLAQSPSMKTFLKEYFTDLEGRSDQDPSLPWDFYSSSVFETGQEACWDFLLSQREEEERDLRKERDSDRDCLLFEFSSEPLLPCYHVQVSLTQGFCNWFLLTAVLKRLKMSSRIFGARYPHLEVVSLARTELWRQVSVSQVSTASAQPQGEEEEEDREEGEGPVELVRCVPELQGLLGSSIHILQEDEGEEEGDRTDTATPCSR
- the bcorl1 gene encoding BCL-6 corepressor-like protein 1 isoform X2 — its product is MQVDPTPMNVGDGGTVSREIGAPIKAFASMVGNPSQTLPPKLRGDVSLSQQNKTTTATDCKMPVNVCSDPSNFNHCPVVSPPQEHNNAPTSGLPLISSDKRTDKRSEVPKPKADGPGVFPTHQWPCGTKNRPEDPVNPSHSSVTSNKKPHTQTQSVISLPAGFQCSTLFKPGQPVTFLPSTNFSSPLCKITLPPALGQIAALREATASQFQKGSQPQSADAGVAPLLQTYPYHFSVGRCPAPQKKTPKLKCNSTSSSKSSKAGGEHKSSIASVVASPTITLPIQHPALGSAPPTRFTLSPSAAICCGPALASITSQGRLLNHVEKDLTHRSSDKTSVGFLKLKAPSAAEDRAVACPTEARDVPLDLSAKSKRPKTVKDPPNTVATTEHLLNEARQKVALHPKRPHTATYGSAAPYPILPNTHRNGALKQTSRPLTHHGLETNSSWVKGSSQGPINNLPGTYVGVASPILASTLRSKDGKGSFEDEFQTFARQETISIIDQGEHLASRGKKASFMTKGNQHVYGIKHPNSTSPAVTQSCPSKGAFATALPGSANSHSHQKSGSVKAAIPYSLTVLKPLWQRPALLPHQGASVQRKVIQGTPKVKRDTGSDGPTFQSAHQSQSRMEAEKWDRTKSPLSNLESIVKQKALETTALTGEGYCHLSPVACRKPEVVSSHTMGQDTLLHQTAAFGCPPIRSVENKDTLSFQGDSTQVMNKLEKTSVSESQEKSTEKHVKLGEQAGVKEIQVSANSTSHTHAIGSSGSANRNRMDSKLAKELEGGTVKEESTAPAGLAPRAKLEGIALSILTGQCAGVAEVEKKTNGTKEESPTKATAAFTKQKKPPSPRKPAKEKASPDHSKKAAAPVKKKQDQETTPVKKEPSPKKKPCAPVLEHSLSLAEPSPHREGGENTRREKSSPTDNKQAAHNKPGSGSSPLPSPQRCETPVSLSSPGRPSKEPVSSESSTPRLRRGRRRADEARLDDWGFATPSPPPPPTPPPPPIYPPPQPARRPRGRPRTNPLPEKADQCKVRPAPSTEGDTLKRKKRNRCRNRKYQNGEYITAKDKDGEGEERSVPTRQGTRSGSDLRTGMYPRLSATLTCRGTSPEPGHRRPSFTRSGSVRRPERGASPEPSDKPSGKRKFKSKHLSDTDEPKKLKTKRSSLAKRPASVVTNDDSPSAKKPAGLLATPKGPTSPPASKKGTSGRGGAPESPPSRPVPPEVRRLIVNKNAGETLLQRAARLGYQDVVHYCLEKDVREVNRRDNAGYTALHEACSRGWSHIVQVLLKYGADVNCSAQDGTRPIHDAVASDNLPVVWMLLNHGADPTLTTYSGQTVVKLAQSPSMKTFLKEYFTDLEGRSDQDPSLPWDFYSSSVFETGQEACWDFLLSQREEEERDLRKERDSDRDCLLFEFSSEPLLPCYHVQVSLTQGFCNWFLLTAVLKRLKMSSRIFGARYPHLEVVSLARTELWRQVSVSQVSTASAQPQGEEEEEDREEGEGPVELVRCVPELQGLLGSSIHILQEDEGEEEGDRTDTATPCSR